In Lactuca sativa cultivar Salinas chromosome 5, Lsat_Salinas_v11, whole genome shotgun sequence, the DNA window aatcttatgtgtgcatgcaatcTTAAATAATTTGATCTacattttctctaattgaacatacaaattGAACAACAAATAGAAAACCCTAGCATGCTCCTATAATATTCGAAATTCACAAATAGGGTTAGAGTAATCATACCTTGATCACTATATAGTAATAGCAATTCAAATCCTTGTGTTGTTAGAGCCTTGAGAGAAAACGTCACACATGTCACGCCTCttatggttcacacccaacactagctATGGAAGATGATTGAAAAAGAGGAGAGAGACTAGAAATTTCGGCCAGGTCTTCCTAAGAAATAGTTGGCCAAAAATCATAGGGTTTATACCCTATTTATAGTGTAGTCAGGAAACCCCAGATAAGCCCAAATCCAAGGTTATCTTAAACCGGGTAATTATCTACTTTCCTGATTATCTATTAGGATTATTCTAGAACCCTTAGGCTCTAAGAAATCGTCCCACCGTATGGATGGTTCTAAATTGacttttgctcaactattgaattcatgtttttttaaaaaaaatataaaaataaaaaaagtctgcatttaaaaaaaatcgaagatattatttttataaaaaaaattggaaattttgatttataATGTTAATATTTAGACATtcttattaatatttccaataacgtaaaaaaaaaaaaaagtaaacagtAAATGCGattggtaagatgacgatcatgctcttaatgagttaattttgatctaacgctccacttttagttTTCGAAAACTATAAGTTCTCAACTAgaggtgcaaacgagccgagccgagcttgGACAGGCTTGACTCGGGCTCATTTAATTTATATGAAGCTCgagctcgggctcggctcgattcgagctttcttgTATTGAGCttggctcgagctcgtaaagtcTTATAAAAGCTCGGCTCtggctcgggctcgactcgttttttatctgacgtgcctaaataagcttaagctctgCTCGATCTcattaagaagctcgtttaccaataccctaaatccataatttccctaatatgtttttattttaatatatataaataataataaattatattatataaaggctcgcttaggctcgcgagcctaatcgagcttaatgacataggctcgagctcgagttCGTTTAATAAATgggcttaatattaagctcgagctggctcaggctcgtttaaaatcggttttgagtcgagcttttaacgatccgatctcaagtagctcgcgagtagcttgaCTCATTTGCACCCCTATTCTCAACAGatttcacacatatatatatatatatatatatatatatatatatatatatatatatatatatatatatatatatatatatatatatatataacttacacatttagtcatttttattagtatatgtttatttttttaaatatatgtagGTAATTATCTACACATAACTAATTTAACAAATTGGTTTTGTTGATTTTAgtcaaaaagataaaataaaataatgaatgATCGGTTTGGACTAAGACCTCTCACCATcagtttttatatattttgaatcGGTTACTTTTCTGGTTGACCCCGATTGTTTCTTAAACCAATCTTAGTGAACCACGTATGTTTCGATTCTAGACTCGCCATTGTTCACGAGATTATTCAGTCAAGAATTTTTATAAATCCTAAAccaaatattttttataaatccTAAACCAAATAATTTTCACCAAACATATTAACATATTCAAAATCGATATCATGAGGACAATGTTAGAGATCAACTAGAAATTGTGAACCATTACCTGAAAAAGAGAGGATCAGAACCTATGAATCGGTATGGAAGCTCTGCTCGCTATGTGCTGTGAGAAAGAGAATAGATGCGATAGAGAAGGGGATGGCGGGAGAATCGGTGAACAAGATGTCAATTCGGAGAAGAGACTACTTGGATTAAGGAAGACCAACAATGAGGGTTTAGGAAATCGATTTTAGATATTTTAAACTTAGATTTATAAGACATGTATAATGTTCAATTGATAAAAATAAGGATTTAAGATGATTATCCAAAtgttaaaaataagaattttggCAATCTTATATTCTAAGGgttaaaaaaaaaaggtaaatattatatttaaaattgtCAGGAAAATATGATATTGATGACAAAACACTCCTTAATTTTTCCATTTATCTCAaatcattttattaatttaaaactaCTTAATCTTGTACAATCCTATTCGAGAGTTTATTAGTATGCATGCTCTTGTGGGGATTATATTTATTAACATATGCGAATACATAGATATTAGTGTTTAAAGCAATAGTCTTTGGCTCTTATGGAATTCAAGCCAAGACCTAAACCACAAATATGCTAAAAGGGCacatcaacaaaaccctcaaaAGGTTGTGAAAAGGAAGAGCTTTTCGGTAACTTTTGAATAAAACGTTTAGAGGTCATCATTCAATACGTTTGGTTTGGCATCTAGACGATGGACGACCTCTGAACAAACCAAAAGCCTTGGAACCATCTCTGAACCATTAAGCAATCTTATATTTTCTTAACCAATAAGAGGTGGGAGCCATTCGGTGCACCATCTAAACAATTATGCGATTTATCAAACATCTCCGTGTTAAAGGTCTATCATGTGATGGCCAAAATTCAAAATAACTCATTTCCCTTAATTACTTATTAAAATGACTACCATACCCTTCCATTCATTTTATTTCACAAATTCCCTTTTCTATTGCActttttttatcaaatataacagCATACTTTGACTTGTATAAAAATTCCCAAAGGTGAACCCTAAGTGGCTCTTGATTACAACAGACTATTAAAAAAACTCTTTTCTTCAAACTAGCATCTTACTTTGGATTTTCCTTAAGATCACCATTGGCTCTTCAAAAtccattttttaattaaaatacatGACCTCACCCACTATATACCCCAACCTTATAATCTCGGAGCTTACAAATTACATGGTCACCTGATTTATTTTTTCTATCCTTGAAAATCGATGTAATCGGAATATAAACCCATTCAACTGAAATTTATATCTTTACTAACCCAATAAGCCCATCTTCAATTGCAATTAGATTTTGTGGATGAATACTCATACTCTCGAATTTCTCATGTGACTGAGTCTCCTCATGACCATTGCTCTTGACAATTGTTTCTTTACACAGGCAAACAATTTGAGTTCATGTTTGTCATACACATAcctattatacatatatatgtcatacacatacatacatgcatacatacatgtCAATGATGTCATAGATACATGTCTGGATAACAGCATGTACTTGTTTTTGTGGTGGTGAAAACATCTGATGTTGTTGTGGTTACATATACGTGTTTTCGTTTGCATATTGATGGTGTTGCGATTATGTGCATATTGTTGCAGTTTTTTTAGCAGAATATGAACTGAACTGTAAAACCAAACAAGTATTTTCTAGTAATACTTGTAGTTTTTATAGCAGAATATGAAGCGAAAATCCACATCAAGCCAAGAAATCTAGTTACCAAGTAACATGAATAGGTTACAGTTTACCATAAAGCTTGTAAAATCAGTTCATCATAAGAAAAATCATAGTctctaattgaaaaaaaaaaaagtaacttTCTTATCCCCAACTAAAAAACATTTCCAAACATGTAATTTCAAGCCAGACTAAATCTAGTTTCGGTTTTTCCCCCTTGAATTCAAAAAACTCGACACTTTCCAAATCAGGAGTCATGATTCTCCTTTTGTCATCTTCATGCAGTTCCCACTCTTCCGGTCCATAAAATTGCTACATCATATCAAACAAAAGCAtaagttttcaatttttttaagtttGAAACTTCTGCCTCTGCCAATTTGAGGAATTTCAAATTATGAAATGTGATACATAAAAAGAATACCTGTTTGATGACCAACTCGAGAGACTCCACTTTCGGATAATAATTGAGAATTCGAATGAATTTATCAAAAGTGAATGCATCAATTGGTGTGGTTAGCTCTAAAGTCTTCAGATTAGGTAGAGAAGGATCACATGCAGCAGCATTAATGCACTATGATAATGAAAGCAAGAAAGGGTATGAAGTTATTATTCATGGTAACAAGTAACAAATAGGTTATAGGTATGTAGGTACTCAAATGAAGAATTGTGCATAAAGAGAATAAGCAAGTACCTGACTGAAGAAGTAAAAATCAATGTGCAATGATTCCACATGAGAAATTCCAGGAAAAAGCACAGATTTGGTGTTTGTGTTTTCCTCGAATTTAGGGTCAATCACAGCTTCCTTCAAGGAGTCTAGACATTCAAAGAAAAAATCAATAGCTATATAACCTGTTATATCCATATGCACTAGTTTTGGGCAGGAAACCTTAATGCCACCACAGAGGCCCAAATCTTCGTCCCCGTTATATATAGTTAGCTTCTTCAGCTTCGGACATGAAATAGAAAATAGATTAAGTTTGTTTATGATGCAGTAATCCAAACTCAAATCCTCAAGCAATAGGCAGCTTTCTAGAAAATGTTTTACCAAATCGTCGTCTTCCAgtaagtcaacacaggtcaaatCAAGAACCCTAAGGGCCGGAAACACTTTAATATCAGGCAACCTTAGACCACGTCCCGAGAAATACAACTCTAATTCCTCCAACGAATCGCAACTCACAAGACAATGGGGCATCTCAATATCTTCATTATACTGTTTAGGAAAAAACGTCAATGCAAGTTTCTTGACATTTCTTGTAACGGCGGCATGAATCCACCGCCATACCGTCGACATGCTGTAGGAATTTGAACAAGATAAACGAAAAGTATTCAAATCCACGGATTTGTTTACGAAAACCCAATACATAAACTCTTTGAATTCGTTTTCTTTCAATTTTCCTCCGTAATGTATGTCGATAGAGGGAACTGCAGTCCACAAATACCTCCATCGTCTGGACAAGATGCTGCTTCGAATTGTTTCTTCGGTGGATGAAAGACGTGAGAGAATCGAAAGAAGAATAGCATCGGGCATGCTACTGATAAAATCGATCCCATCTTCGCGTTTCAATGCCTTTTGTCGCTCGGATTTCTTCATGTAAAGCAAACAGATCTTCAATCGCACTTACTGTTTCAATTCATTTATCGTTCGCAGCTTCCCTATGAAGTAAAATGCGTAGTTTTTGGCATCAAAATCCCTCTCGCTCTGGTTTGCCCCAATTCGCACTGTTGGTCTTACaactagggatgagcataggcgggtacccgcctcatttggcgagaaccggaaccggaaccgctctaggcagttcttaaatatttggaaccagtcccggaaccggcggttccagTTCCGGGAGCAGGTAACCCGgttacattaattttgttaacttttgtcAATAAAACCGCAATTTAGTTCGATTCAAATCAAGTCAATTCGGACCAAAGACGGACAAAACCGGACCAATATATATTCTAAATTGGTCTAAGTAACACACATATTATatgagataatatatatatatatatatatatatatatatatatatatatatatatatatatatatatatatatatatatatatatattaaccggttccggcgggtacccagcgggtagcggttccgaaaaaacgagaaccggaaccggaaccgcttaaggcagttccataactttaggaaccggaaccggaaccaccTAAGGCAGTTCCGGTTCCAAAACCGGCAGTTCcaaggcggttccggttccaaaagcgggtacccggttccgatgctcatccctactTACAACTAATTTTAAATCTCTTTCCATTTTCTTTTTACAATATGCATGTTACTCCATCaaataataacttttttttttctatttcatATTATTAGGTGCGAGATCTTGTATTACATAGGTTTATTTTAAAAgaattaaatgtggaattttcatttaataaaatgaaaaatacaataaaatgacaagtggaaaataaaaaatttaaaaattttagaaaatatcatgtgtccaaatgaatgagaagatgacatgtcgcaaaaaaaactttcatttattagagtagatattATAGTTTTATTAGTTTTGGCTACAtttcattttatggttatttttaattaaattttttgcacatggtattttatgatttttttcattttatcaaaatctACATCctctaataaaaaaaaaaccaaattttGCCAAGTGTCCCTATTCTACTTTGTCACTTTGTCACGTGTCATCTTATGCAAAATTCATATAATTCTGGTCGAATTAAATCCGATTAAATCATATAATAACCATAAATAAATCAGAATAATTCGATATCTATTAATGTAATCCCGAATTTTTCTGAAATTATTGAATGTTTCAGTTTCAAATTCCATGTTTTTTTGGAAACAGTATCAATTCCCGTTCTAAATCTTTGGTTacaaatcctatatttttttgaATTCTTTTAAAGATTTCAAAGAATCCCAAAAAATCAGCATTTTGAATTCAAATTCTAATACTAAATATTTTGACTCCATTTAATACGTCTTCAACTTTCATTCCCGTTATCGAATTTTATTGTGCTTCCTCATCTTCAACAATACAATTTCTGCAAAGAAGACAACATAACAAATCTGATTAGTTCATCTTCATAAACCAATATTTATAACATTTTTCTGAAAATACTTTAATACCAATGTAGTTTCTGTTTTCTAAAGACATCTCTTGTGAATTCATCATTCCTTTTTTCTGCAAAATTTCACTATAAGATAtgctttatacaaaaaaaaaaaatacaaaatcgaAAGTATGTGTATATGTTGCTATTTCTGCTTTAAAATCAGTTTAAAAAAAAAGCAGTTCTTATCTACAACTCTTTtttagtacattgctattttttatttttggtcaTTAGATATACATTTTTTTGATTGTTTATTATAAACTATTGCATCTTTGTTTAACCTATGGACCGTTTTATCTACAACTCCTTTTTAGTACattactattttttatttttggtcaTTAAATATACATTTATTTGATTGTGTATTAGGGGTGAACAtaataaccgaaaaaccgaaccaaaactaaattaaccgatataaccgaaccattttaaaaaccatttgttcggtttctaatttttgttaaccGATAACTAACGATTCGGTTATGGTTTTATAGGTTAACCGAACCactaactttatattttaatatataaaaattatagattatatataaaatattatagtCAAACTTATTTAAAACCCATTAAGTTTTCAAAATATAATTCATTAATCCTCACTTATCAAGAAACGAACGAGCAATCAAACCATCAAAGGCTGATCACGCAGACGCATACAACCTTCCAATCATGCATTGAGTTAGATTATTGATTAATGTTGTAATTCCTAATCGGTTAATTCTATAATTCGTAAACATTATTCACAATTAATTTAatcttcacactcataatcctaatCGAAGGCTTCTCACACCGTTAATCCTAATCGAAGATTATTTTGACTTTATAGTCCCGTTCGAAGGATTTTTTGACTTTATAATCAAAACTTCTAGGTAAGTTAAGTTTATGGTTCTTCTTGACTCTGTGATATATTAATGatgtattttttttccttttttatttactgtttttaactTAATCACATTGAATATACATGagtgattgatttttttttttatctagataacacataatatgaatgtttgcctattttattttatagtttttgatttAATCGCATTGAACATGTATGAATGTTTGGctttattttaatgttaatatcaattatcaatatatgaaattattaatgTTACTTTTGTATGATGTTTTACATTTTTAttgaatgttttttattttgaatgtgaCTATGTGTTATCTTACCTCGAGTATCGAAGGTACACATTTTATTCTATTGCTATAGTTAAGTTACAAACATTGGCGCCGATGACTTTTTGTATTCTCTTTTCAATGTTTATTCCAATATACTTTCaccatttatattattttgaacattatggtttatcaatattaaccattaaccaaaatCGTTAACCGACAAAAACCATTAACCATAATCAATATTAACCATATCCAATGGCTACCAAAATGCATTAACCAATcataatggttatggttcggttttgaccaataaccgaaccaaaccaTTTACACCCCTATTGTGTATTATAAACTATTGCATCTTTGTTTAACCTATGGACCATTTTTTACACGATTATTGTTAAATTATTTATTACTTTGTAATTTCCTGCACACACAACACATACAAGGACAATTTCTGTAAATTTTTATGACGTTGTACTACAAGTTGAAATTTAGTGTTCATTGTtgcattattttttattttatctaccCATTTTACACAGGGACCAATTCCGAAAACTGATTGCATTTGTTTACCTTTTTGCTAACATGCATTAAACCAACCAATTTATTTGTATCCCATTATATACCATGTTGCTACTATATGcagaaagggtattttggtccatttattatacttatatgttttaaaaacgtTATAACCCATAATGGCATCCAATTATAATATTGAACAGTGGAAATTTAGAAAAGGGGCATTTTTGTCCATTTATTATGAAACATTGTCATTTTGGTCTTTTTAACTTCATATAACTATTTAATTTCTTTAGCACTTTCATTTTGCACCTGAGTTACATTTCATGAATATTGTTATTTTTTAGAACTTCATTTGGATATGGAAGTTATGCTTTAATATTTAGTATGACATTTTATGCcttttttaattatcaaatatatcACTAATAATAGCTGGATAACGTCAATATATAACCTGGAACTTGTGAAGTGTAGTTTATTTATTTTACCTATAATATCAACATATATGCATAGCTTTACACAAAAAAGCAACATACTTAACAATTCtttacccataatagcaacatacttatatCTCTGcaccaataattttttttaaaaaaaaagatagCAATATGATATATATGAAACTTATaaacatcatataattttcagATTATATGTTGTTATCATCAGTAAAAATGtaattaagtttctattatgagtaTAACATTTTGAAACGCACTCTATGGGTTATCTTTCAATTTTCATGTTTGATTTCATTATTATCTATAATTTTAATACATAATCATGAATGCCAGATGGACTTATATTACACTCATGAAAACCAATAACTTGCTAAGGATAAGCAAAGTATAAGAAGCTCAAATCCTGCATATTGTAGAAACGATACCGTGTCTGGAAGATCTTTTGTTGCTTCAAACTATTGTTCTATACGGACTTGATTTCGAAGCTGTAATAAGTCTGAATATATTAAGAACTCGGTCAGCTAGGAAATAATGAAGCTTGAATAGATATTTAATTCCGTAATACAACTAATTTGAAGTATAAAGTTACACACACTTCATATTTTCActaatgtatttaaaaaaaaaatcatgattttTGTATATGTCCTTTTTAAATAAAAGGGTACTATGGGTTTTACATATTCAAGCAATTAACTTTGCAGCTTCTACAAAAACGAAAAATATTGGTTTTACCTTTATTCATCTTCTCCCCAAATTCACCGTTTGATTGAAGCCACCATAACAAGCATCTTTCAACATCAGACCAGAAGGCCGCCATTACTTCTTCCAAAGCTTTTCACTGGGTGTTAACCTTCATccaagggggtgtttggcttagcttttaaaagcccaaaagttctttttagaaaagttacaaaaagtcaggatttcttgacttttccaaaaagttcatttttcttataaattcaaagttttaaatttttagaatttcatattattttttttaaataaactcatgcaATACATGGGTTTTACACctagttaaaaaataaaaaaaaaaaaaaaaaaaaaaaaaaaaaaaaaaaccacactAGGGATGAGAGTGGGTCCAAACCCAGACCCAGAGAACCCAGGAACCGGTTAACGAGATTTTGTAGGATCGAAAACCGAACCGGTATATAAGtaacggttccggttcggtttcgGGTAAAGGAagtctagaaccggaaaatccggaaacatcaaagtgggtcggatggaaccggataaagtgggtctaaaaccggaaaacccagaaaaaccggaattttttggtactTACTTAGTGGTTAAactttgatatcccaactttgggggactgtaagtcattgaatattaaacc includes these proteins:
- the LOC111897255 gene encoding F-box/LRR-repeat protein At3g26922 isoform X1 — encoded protein: MKKSERQKALKREDGIDFISSMPDAILLSILSRLSSTEETIRSSILSRRWRYLWTAVPSIDIHYGGKLKENEFKEFMYWVFVNKSVDLNTFRLSCSNSYSMSTVWRWIHAAVTRNVKKLALTFFPKQYNEDIEMPHCLVSCDSLEELELYFSGRGLRLPDIKVFPALRVLDLTCVDLLEDDDLVKHFLESCLLLEDLSLDYCIINKLNLFSISCPKLKKLTIYNGDEDLGLCGGIKVSCPKLVHMDITGYIAIDFFFECLDSLKEAVIDPKFEENTNTKSVLFPGISHVESLHIDFYFFSQCINAAACDPSLPNLKTLELTTPIDAFTFDKFIRILNYYPKVESLELVIKQQFYGPEEWELHEDDKRRIMTPDLESVEFFEFKGEKPKLDLVWLEITCLEMFFSWG
- the LOC111897255 gene encoding F-box/LRR-repeat protein 13 isoform X2, giving the protein MKKSERQKALKREDGIDFISSMPDAILLSILSRLSSTEETIRSSILSRRWRYLWTAVPSIDIHYGGKLKENEFKEFMYWVFVNKSVDLNTFRLSCSNSYSMSTVWRWIHAAVTRNVKKLALTFFPKQYNEDIEMPHCLVSCDSLEELELYFSGRGLRLPDIKVFPALRVLDLTCVDLLEDDDLLKKLTIYNGDEDLGLCGGIKVSCPKLVHMDITGYIAIDFFFECLDSLKEAVIDPKFEENTNTKSVLFPGISHVESLHIDFYFFSQCINAAACDPSLPNLKTLELTTPIDAFTFDKFIRILNYYPKVESLELVIKQQFYGPEEWELHEDDKRRIMTPDLESVEFFEFKGEKPKLDLVWLEITCLEMFFSWG